From the Juglans microcarpa x Juglans regia isolate MS1-56 chromosome 3D, Jm3101_v1.0, whole genome shotgun sequence genome, the window ATCTCACTTCACTAACAACAAAGTGAAGTTCTCGCAATGATGGAGTCCACTGAGCAAGAAGCTTGCCAACTGTGGTGAGGTGAGAAAATGGTCGTGGTGCCAAGTAAGCATGTTATGAATGAGGGAGGGTGGCGAGATGGTGTGGCAAGGGCCTTCCATGGCTGATGAGCGCCTCGGCCACTTCGTGGGGGAAAAGCTCATGGCCAAGGGAGGGTGGCAAGATCCTCCATCCTTGGGTGAAAAGCTCGTGGCGAGATCCGGATTTCGCTGCTATGTGATCGGTGGGGAAGGTCCCACCGACACTTTCTGTTGCCGGGGACCATCATGTCGGCAATAGAAAATGCCGGCATGTCCAGTTGTAGCCACTAGCAGCCTCAACAGAAAACGACCGGTGGGAAAGTTGGCGATGACTGCAAAGCCTGGGCGATCGATGGACACCTCGCCGATGACAGAAAACGCCGGTCATCCAGGTGTTGGCCAGTGGTGGCCTTGCCCGTCCACGGATGCCAAGGGGAGGGCCTATTTGGGTGCACGAAAATGTGCACCCGTTGCCCGCCCTTCCCCTCACGAATGCACTCTATGTTCATGGCCACTGTGGCTCGGGGCCAGGACGAGCACGACCTTCGTGGGTCAGTTACCATTCCCGCTGCAGCAGAAGGCACAGACAGTCAACGAGCTCTCAGTGTTACGTGCACTTTTGATTCCACTGTGCaaacacacaaaattttcaaaaaccatcTCATATCTTCTCAACTCAacaatctcattactattcataaatcatcttaactcatcttatctctgaatccaaatgagcctatatgttagtgataatatagtataataactaataacattagtattagtatatataataagaataataataataataataataataataataataataataatatcatatagtgatatagtatttgattatttatgttagtgataatatgctaGTTATAATATGTTAGCggctaacttatttatatatttgattatatatgttagtgataatatgatggttatatatactttttatatgagtgtatatgatcaagtgtatagaaatgtatttatcaaaaagaatatatattatagtttattatgctataaaatgtatttatccttaatatatatatatatagtttatattaataacatatgatcaaatgttcatctttaagattaatattttatgttataaaattaaattttgtaatgataatgttatatcaaatgttatattaagatttataagattaattttatgtcatattaattttatgttattagattattattatacattaacaataggattttaaaatttaatgttatattaattagcaatttagcttataacataaaaatattttatatataattaaatatcatatattatatatataaataaaaaatattatatataatataaaaattaatatatatatatatatgaactggtTCAGTCAAGTTCGGTTCAGTGCTAGTTAAAGGAAAATCGGAACTAGAtccattttgagaaaaatggaacCGGTACCAGACCAATCCATCAGTCTTGttttgtgatacctcatatgataaagataagagTAGGTGatatatgagatctcatattaTTTGAGAAGGAAAATTTCCTGTtatttataatgttccaatcgAGTTCCAATTGTAtaattgactagtcattttagagtataggtcatgtgattTGGACTTTCCATTGAGGCATTCAAggtttatcagttttttttttcacccctaggTGTCACCGACCATCGCTCAATCACTAAAACAAGAAGGAACAAAGGAATAAAGACCGACATACTTTCATTCCAACGTCCGCACGCACCATGCACCAGCAGTAAGTTTTCACCCATCCTCTCATATTCATGTTATTCCTTTCCAGCTACGTATTGACCCTTAGGCAAACTTTAAGACCTTGGTTAGgagcttgagagagagaagtgaagAAGAGAAAGACACTGCAAGTGTTGTGTGTAGGAGTGGAGTTACACAGGTATCGAACCGAGATTTGTGTTCGTGAAAAGAGCAGAGCGAGGATAGAGTTGGGTGAGAGAGAGCAATGTGTGTGTTTTGGATGCTATCATATGGTGTGTTTGTTGTGTGGGTATATAGTACCAAGAGCTTATGTTGTGTATGTAGACTATGAAGATACGGGTTTTACAtgtagataaaaattgaaaattgaataaaatatttttttaatataattattgtttttaaattaaaaaaatttgaattgtttattttattttgtatagaaatttaaaaaaattgtgataattagataaaataaaataagatgtatTGTACAAATAAACGAGGTTGGGTTGATGTTCGGATGACTTCGACGTCACGAGTTACTTTTAGGTTTAGTAGGATAATACATATTTTAAGTACTATTTAAGGTAAAGGATGCTTATTTCAACTCCTAAGATTATTAATGCAGGTGATTTTCATTACAGTGAACTTTGAGTATCCTCTCGTGATGGTCGATGACAGAACATTGTGACGAAGGTTATGTGACATTTTAGAGTCTcgatattttagattttgattttggaaaatggcACTGATCTCAACATCTCAAAGATAAGAAGTTTGGACTTTTCTATTTATTAAGATGGGGAGTTTGGACTTTACTTTCCTAGATTGTGTTATTATTTGGAATGActattttgagtaatgctatacaacTTTCTAAACCTCCACacgctatatttttttttttaaattttaaattttttaatatttgttttaattttttttttgagtttattctttttaaactaattcaattattccattcattatttatatattaaatatttgataagagaaaaaaataataaaaattaaaaaaaatatggtgtgtagaggttgtgtgaatagtaagagGTTGTATAGATTTTTTGTTGCTTTAATCGATCGAAACCAAGAGTTAtttctttatcttttgtttttttattccatttttttttaaaagagttgcATTTATACGAGTGAGTCTTTAAAGTTtagtttgaatagtaagataagatgagatgatttgtgaataacagtaaaatagtttatgaatagtagtgaaattatttgagtagagatattttatgggattttaaaaaatgagagataaaaagttgaataaaaatattataaagttataacttgaaaatgttgaattattttttgtgttttatttgaaagtttaagaaagttgcaatgattaggtaatgagtagatgaaaagattgaaaatttgaaactaaaaagtgtttgtatttatggtatttggatattgagataagatacgataagatgatatgaaattagagatttttactatccaaaccaggcctaaatcTTTTTTATGAGAGATGGATGAAAACGACATCAAAGTTTTCATTATGCGTTTCTCTACACACCACATGccacactttattttatttttattttttatcttattagtATATGGaggatgagtagaataattcaataagtttaagaaaaaaaataaaaaataaaaaagaagtgtaatgtgtggtgtgtgatgtgtaaggatgatgaatagcaaatCTCTTAAAAACATCCATTATTCAATTATCCATTCAAAAGCTAAGAGCACTTAAAATgacttatctaatttttttgttctttttgtcaaatgactaaaaatatgttaaattggtctcgtttggatattgagataagatgaaatgaaatgatatgtgaatagtagtaaaataatttgtaaataacagtgaaatgatttgagttaaaatatttatggggttttgagaaagtagagagaaaaagttgaataaaaatattataaagttaaaatattttttaatatttttttagatttgaaaaagttgaattattttttgtattttgtttgaatagtttgaaaaagttagaatgattagataaaatgactgaaaatttaaaattaaaaggtgtttgtatttgtgatgtttgaatattgagattagatgagataatatgagagtATTTTGTTATTCAAACCAGGCCTAAGGTTTCCATTAGAATATGAGTCTGTTGGGAGTTGCATTAGAAGTCTtgaaaattacttaaatacacttaaaagctctttaatggaaaaattagattgtttggatgttacatattaaaatattttttaatttcaaataagttaaaaagtacaCGAGAAATATAGAGATCTATATTGCAATTACATTAATACACAAGAAATATTGAAAGATTTgataacattaaaaatttagagatagtttgagaaaatatttaaaatgaataaagaaaaaagaaaataatatttaaatagtatagaaaaatgacaaataagCTAATATATAGTATTGCTGGGGTGACAATTTGTGCTTGCAGGTTGTCTTCATGTCATGTCAAATAATAAGTATTAGATTATATGTGTCAATTCAAACATGACCCATTTAAATGGGTCACATTCTAAAACTCTAACACGACACATATAAATAGTGAGTGtaatataaaaagagagaaaaaacacatactaaagtatgttttaattaattagtttagataacaAATAGATAATCCATTCGAGAATTttctaaggcttcgtttggatataagaagttcttcattttatttcatctcatcattataatttttttaaatttttatacaaaatataataaataatttaaattctttaaaaaaataatatttaataatattttatttaatttttaactttcatttcaatttatctcatcttaatttactttctaaactgcatttaaaaaaaataactgtacTAGTCCGTTTGAATTCccgcgaaaaaaaaaaaaatccttaagaATAGTGAaacaaaaagtgaataaaaaaaaaaaaaaaaaaagcgaaaaGGAAACTTCTATTTTTAGACGTAAATGCAATCAGTTGCACCAAAAAGtaactgaaaatatatattaaaaagaaagaaagaaagaaaaaaaaaaaaaaactaccaagaaaagaaagggaggtTCCCGTGTACTGATCTTTTCGACGGAAACACAAATATCTTATAGGATCGGAACAAAATATCTTTCTCTCAAACTGCTATAAACTCAGATAAAAATCTGTCTCCAAATTTCTAAGGTCTCCCATCCAACAACccagaagaaagaaaatggcgACTGCTGCATGGCTTCCTCTATACACCACTCCCACTGCTTCAATCATACCAAAGAATTTAAGCCCAAAAACTTTCAGTCCTTTCAACACTACTATAAGTACTGCTAGAAGGCCGTACGGTGTTTCTATGACGTGCAGAGCTTCCTCTTCGATCACGGACTTCGATCTCTACGATCTGCTAGGCATCGATAGCTCTTCACCTCACTCCCACATCAAAACGGCCTATCGTTTGCTGCAGAAGCGGTGCCACCCAGACATCGCCGGTCCGGCAGGCCACGACATGGCTATCATACTCAATGAAGCTTACTCTGTCCTCTCCGATCCAAATTCACGTTCGGCTTACGATAAGGTTCATGTGGTGAATGAAATTAGCTTACCCTAttgttttctttccattttatccaaaataacaagaagaaataattaattaacaacaacaacaatggtGATGTTGATATTTTATGCGGAACTTGTGATTTGTTATCATCATGCATAGGTCGATCTCTTTTTATCTCTACCTAATTGAGAATCAGTAGTTTTCTCcgttgtacaaaaaaaaaaaaaaaaaaaaaagttagcaaTAACTTAGCATCGTTAGAATATAGGACTTCTAGCAAAACAGAAACCCTCTTTTGATCACGgtaatttatcattattttagtAAGACATATATATCAATTTGGAGTTATTGAAATGGTTATACTTTTGACCCAAGTTTTGGTTGGTAAAGGCTCATAATCCGTCATtgcttgaaaatatttgaagaatTAGCTTTTGGCAAAAAGTGATCAGTCTGATTTCAGGGACCTTGGGTTGACTCAAGagcaattttttgttttttcaaatgtcGGGACCTCTCTAAGGCAGGGTCctttggacccaccattgcagAGTAAATACCGGGagtgtggccccaaaggattgtttgcacccataaGATGTTGAATTTTAGACCTTGAAGGTAGTGATATTCCAAGACAAAGGcgttcaccacttgggccaacccatTGGGGTTCAAGAACAAACCTTTAGTTTAAAGCAacttaaaattacaattcatcGGCTAAAAGTATTCCcaattgttttaaataattattacaaaCCAAACAGCATTAGAACTCTCCCAAACATGGCATTTTGAACAAAAGAAGCGACATCAGGCTGTTTCACTCAACCAGGGTGTCTACGGCTCGTCTAAAGAACTGGAATTGCAAATCTAGCTTGATCTAAACTCGAGTGATAGTGGAGGGAACTCTAGGCCGGTTGGCTATTCTTGTACAACTTTCTTCCATTTCCAAGCACTTCTTGTCTTCTAAGCTCCTCTATACCTTCAGTAGCCATGCCACCTACGTGACTTCCTTCAATAGCCATGCCACCTACCTTCAATACTGGGTTGGAAGAACATGGTGCCTAGAGTCCTAgacattttcatattcatgcaGAAAACTCAGTCAAGGTGCCAAGAGTTTTAATTTTGAAGTATGATGTATGTATAAGAGGTATTACAAGCATGTAACAATAAAGCATAAACAGTGTACATTTCTCActtcttgtagatttctaaacTTAGTAAACCCTTAAGAGCGTCCTGTATGATAATCTACAATTTTATGAATACTGGAGCAATTCTTTATGAATTCTTGGAGAATCCttttgaacttgaaatatatggTGCAGGAGCAAGCCAAAATCGCAGAACTTAGGGGTTACACAGGCAAACCTATATATTCAGCATGGTTTGGATCGGAAACCGAACAAAGAGCAGTATTTGTTGATGAAGTAAAGTGTGTTGGCTGCTTAAAATGCGCCTTGTTTGCTGAAAAGACTTTTGCAATTGAATCGGTTTATGGAAGAGCAAGGGTTATTGCACAATGGGCTGACTCTGAGCACAAGATCCAAGAGGCCATGGAAACATGTCCAGTTGATTGCATCTCGTGAGTATCTTTCGCCAATTTTCTTAAGTAGCTCTTCTTTAATACAGTTTTGACACATAAACTTGAAGTTTTCATTCAGTTGTAATGTAAGAAGCCATGGCCATCAGTTAACAAATTAGGATAACGTGTAAGGCACTTCATTTACTGCTCTAGAGATCCACATTTCCACAAACTTATTTCAGGAATTTCAGTTGAACTAATGACTAGTAATGGATCATGTTCTAGGAATTGAAATGGGTTGGTTAAGTTTGAAAGCGAGTAATGAAGAAACAAAATATAGCTTATTCATTAATTCAAATGGAGGAATAATCAAGCTCCTAAATTCATTTTCTTGACGTCATATGCTTGGTTCTACCGAAGGAGAGGTGGAGCTGGGCTAGATTTATAAACAACCATAACCATTTGTCCGCTCATTTTTAGCATAAACTTTAAGAGCAAACTGCCAATTgtagtttttcatattttcagtAAGCATTATTTTTGGAGTAGTTAAGTGGAATCTAAAGCATGGAATTTCCATTTAAGATGTTTGATCACCACCCGAAGAGCTTGTCTTTGTCTTACCTCTCTGTTGTTGCATTCTAGAGCAAGCCATGCTATGAATTTTAGCTGAACTTGTGTACGAACAGATAATGAAGCGGTGCCAAGTAAGCCGATATTTGTGATCTTTTCACTCAATTGGAATTTCTCATATTTACTGAACTTGAGGGTGTATTTGGAGCAAGCCTTTAACAGCACAGTTAGCTCTTGCAGTCCAGGATCATTGAGTGAGGCATGAAAATGTTCATATTCCTTGGAAGCATAGGATAATAATTTAGGACAGTTCAAATAATTTCATCAGCAAACTAATATCCTAATATTCATAGGAAATactgtgatacctcatatgatatggataaagataggtggtgtatgagatctcacattacttgggaaggagaagttcttgctctttataaggttctaatgtggctcaaattgtattattgactagtcattttggagtataggccatgtggtttgggccttccattggggcgttacaaatggtatcagagcctatcccaaccagaaatgtgggatttgagctgtgtcacctacaatggacaggcccgacgaggacgtcgggaatttaaggaggatagattgtgataccccatatgatatggataagggtaggtagtgtatgagatctcacattgcttgggaaggagaagtttttgctctttataaggttctaatgtggctccaattgtatcattgactagtccttttggagtatagaccatgtggtttgggccttccattggagcgttacaaataCAGATTCATTTTTATCTGCTTTAGCTCTTCAAAGACAGGAAATTAATAGGTACGAACAACAGTTTCAACAATTAAGCATCTGGAATTCAGGATACATGAACATGATATAATCCCAAGTTGTTATGTTCCAGTGTGCCTAAATACATCAaggaagaacaaaagaaaatgtgtCATCAGCTGATAAATATAGGcaaaagataatgatcccaTCTCCTCATCTCATGTAATCTAATTCTGAATTTAACAAAAGGTTCAAAAGTAGATAAAATCAAGAACTTTAATGTAGACATCAATGATCAAACACACAATATGAATATGAAGAAGGATACGTTGTaatagttataattttatattattcataaatattacatatagtCAGAAAAGAAGggaatttatttcatttatatacgTAGTCCATCTTCTTCGTGTTTAAGTTAGTATCTTTTCTTAGTGGCTAAGTTAATTACAGGATTGTGAAGAGGTCGAACCTAGCAGCTCTAGAATTCTTAATGTCCAAGCAGCCTCGTGGGAATGTAAGGGTGGGCATGGGTCATGCAGCTGGGGCACGTGTCTCAAATATCTTTGTAGATGTCGAAAAATTCCAGACCAGATTCCAGGAAGCAATGGAAAAGAATTCAACACAACGTCCCAAGGTTGGTTCCCACAAAATGCTGGCTACCATCTAACATGCATGGAGTTTTAGTACAATTAAACAGAGAATTAGCAGTGGTTAGTCTGCTAGGTTAATAGTGCCTTTacaattctcttattttatctatGTTGCATTTTCCCCTCTGatatcttatttatttcttgCTTTCCTCTTTCCTAGTCCAGAAAGTTGAGCTACACAAGGGAAGCAATATTTCCTAGCATAAACACTACAAATTGGGTGAATGCAGGATGCACATTGACAGTTGAAAACTACTAACCATAATAGACTTGTTTCAGGAAACAGACCTCCAAAGAGATGCAAGAATGTCAGCAATTCAAACAATCAGATCTATCTCAAATTGGTTATACTGGCAATCACCTATTGCAGGTGGATCCACATCAGAGTCCCAGAATTATCTGACATACGTTTCACGTAAACCTACCGAGTCACACATCAATAAGCTAAGAGAAGCTGCAGCTGCTAGAAAGCAGGCAAGAGAGAGGGCAGAACCCACACGCCGAATCGCATCAAACTACATATACAGCGAGGAGTATTGGATTCCTTCAATCTATGCTCTTCCAGCCTCAACCCAAGAAGACTCTAACTCTGCAGCTAACTCAACAACTTCACCTACAAAAGACATGCACACAGAGAATAGAGGCTACAGAGTACATGACAGCAAGGGAAAGAAGCCCATAATATGGAGAGTTCCAGTTGTAGCAGCAGTGGTTGCTTCGGTTATAGTTCGTCTACAAATTGGAGAAGTAGCTGGTGGTGGATTAAAGGAACATATCGGCGGCTCTTTGGCACTGGACGTTGTTAACAGCTCTTGGTTGCCGGGTATCTTAGCAGGGATTACATGGTATGGCATTGGGATGGCAATATTTGAACTTGTGGAAGCCATTCAAAGTAGACAAAGGCTATAGGGGAAGAAACTTTAGCAGTTATATGGTAAATGTGAAAgacaaatataatacaagtaaGAAATTGATGTAtgattatctgaaaaaaaactgacaaaaaaaagaaaggatttgGAATAAGTTCTCCCCTATTGTTCAATCTATGGAaaccttttcattttcaattttcatgggAACGAATTGGCCTAGGCAAGTAAAAATTGTTCACATGCATATGTTGCAGGGTAAATAGGccaaatttttagtttttcatatGTATGCATGCGCCAAAAAAGAGCAAATGAAATTGCTATATTTCTTCTTTTGACAATTTTctggaaaatattaaattcttaataaatattatgagattaatttttttttttgtctatctTTCTCCAGGCCATAAAATTTGTATATGCAGTCCATTTTAAATAGGATTGTTTATTCATAATGGATTTTTTCTCGACTCGGTCAGGGTCAAATTCAGGCCGAAACTCATTTCAAAATCCAGACTTATCCGGTTCAGGCCGGATATGAAACCCATGTTTcgggtttatatatataaaaaaatcttcaaccctaagtaaaaaaaaaaaaaaaaatttcttttacatgcatttaggtAAAAAGACAATTAGTTGtttctagttttatttatttgacataaatttttttttttttatcttaatatatttttattattatagacaaTGTTCAATGCATTAGTATTATGGTTTTCAACATGACTTCTTGAAaaaactttaataaaatatagatttttatataaaaaaaagtatgcttttttcttaaaaaattgtaactgataaaaaaaattatgcttctcaacattatttatttcttgaaaaaaaaatttaacatataggttttcataaaaaaaaaaaaaaaaaaaaagaggtacAACCCCGAAGTCGGAACTCTTATTTTCGAGTTTTAAACACCGGGTTTTGGCCCGGGTCATAACCCGGGCTATCCCGAACCAGGTTTTCTGCTCAGTTTTGAAACCCAGTTTATGGACCGGGTATATCATGGATACCCGGGTCGGAACCCGggtaaataattttaaagcacaaataagatgattttaaagcAAAAACTTTGGTGAAGCTTAATTATTACATTTTGTTCCTTCCTTAATTATTACATTCTATTTTACAACTTCCAATCTTTCCATGCATGCTAGAACTTAGGTAAAGCTTCATTTAgtttttagccttttttttaaaaaaaaaaaaaatcctccataTTCAGgtaaaccaatttttcttgttgCTACAAATAATTGCTCACAATTTTTAGTTGTCGtttaaagaaaatgctaaaaaaCAATAAAGGAACCCgtaaaattatgtttatattaaaatattttctgataatataaaattattcagattttttttatataactttttttagaTTTAGTAAAAATGGTGACCcgttgaaaatatatttgaattggaaagatttcaaaatattataaaagtattcTGATTTGggatcttaaaaaatttattcgacaaaatacatttttgtATGTGTATAttagattttgtataattttttaagagaaaataattcaaataattaagGGTTCGTTTGgttagtgagatgaaatgatatgatgagataagacgagatagttttagatgagttgaataaaatattattaaaatattattttttaatattattattgttttagaatttgaaaaagttgaattgtttattatgttttgtataaaaatttgaaaatattataatgatgagatgagacgagatgagatgagttgataatatttttatatacagatcccaaacggggcctaaatgAGGCAGGATTTGGCCTTCTCAATTTGCCCGTTCAGAATTTGTTTTttcagtaaaattaaaattaaaacaaaaaataatttcctagagaaaaattaaacaaatgaaaaaaggaAAGGTAAAATGAAAACTACCAACTGGCCGTAAACTCGCTCTTTATACCCCCCTACTCCAAGAGCTCTCAAGATTAGAGAGGCCGTAACCAAAGCCCCGAgaacagaagaaaagaaaaaagaaaaaagaatcttCCTCAGCTAAGCTCAGCTCACCTCGCCTGTCTCGGAGGAAAATGCTGGCTCGCCTCGCCGCCAACCGTCTCCCTGAGATCCGTCAGATTTTCCGTCAGGtacttattctctctctctctctctctatctctctcgcATCCAATCACATCGCTCTGTTTCGGTTTTGAGTCTTCCTATTTTTACTGCAGCCGTTGTCGTCGCGATTCTTCTCTACTGCTCTCAACTACGTGAGTCACTTACTTCTCAATCACTTCATTTCACGAATATAATTATTTCGTCTTTATGCTgatttaattattcaattgtCAATTTTACTAGTTTGATAATTGAGTCGAAggtttttttcttgaatattgAATGAGCAGCACATTGATTCGCCAGATAACAACCCGGAACAGCCTTGGGAATTCACTGATGTAAACAAAGAGAAGGTAAAATTGTGAAAGCACAAGCGATAATTTTTCTGtcgttattttgattttgtttttcttttgtggttttgtattatataaaaaaaatctctattttcCCGTATTTGTATCTGTTGAATAACGCCGATTTGCTTGTATAAATATCTAGTTTGAAAGCCTTTCCCTTGACTTTTTCCCAAAGTATGTTCTTGCGAATTTGCAGTTAATATGCATATTTTAGTTGTTGGgcttcccaaaaaaataaaaaatcccaaGCATTGGGTCATCAATTTTTTGCTGCTTAAAGCATGTCTCAATTAAAGCATGTTTTGCGGCTTAAAGCATGTCCAATGTTTTACCCAAATAAACTTTGGACTTGTGTAATGCGCCCCTATCCCACAAATTAGGTAAATTATCAGTTTCTCATTGGCGGGATGCGACCCCTAGAAATtttttgcacccaagggttcaAACCTTAGACATGGGGATAGCATATCCCCAATACCAAGGCCCTTATCACTTGAGCCAAACCCCAGGGGTTGTagctttatttgtttttacctATAAAATCCCCTCAGGGAAAATCCTCACATGGACATCCAAAAGAAACATCATATAATTGTAAAAACTTGGTCATGGATGTGCCAACAGAGCGGGGAATTTGTAGACCACCTTTTAACTCCATTGTGAGGTTGCCAATACat encodes:
- the LOC121256456 gene encoding chaperone protein dnaJ C76, chloroplastic; this encodes MATAAWLPLYTTPTASIIPKNLSPKTFSPFNTTISTARRPYGVSMTCRASSSITDFDLYDLLGIDSSSPHSHIKTAYRLLQKRCHPDIAGPAGHDMAIILNEAYSVLSDPNSRSAYDKEQAKIAELRGYTGKPIYSAWFGSETEQRAVFVDEVKCVGCLKCALFAEKTFAIESVYGRARVIAQWADSEHKIQEAMETCPVDCISIVKRSNLAALEFLMSKQPRGNVRVGMGHAAGARVSNIFVDVEKFQTRFQEAMEKNSTQRPKETDLQRDARMSAIQTIRSISNWLYWQSPIAGGSTSESQNYLTYVSRKPTESHINKLREAAAARKQARERAEPTRRIASNYIYSEEYWIPSIYALPASTQEDSNSAANSTTSPTKDMHTENRGYRVHDSKGKKPIIWRVPVVAAVVASVIVRLQIGEVAGGGLKEHIGGSLALDVVNSSWLPGILAGITWYGIGMAIFELVEAIQSRQRL